The following coding sequences are from one Clostridioides difficile ATCC 9689 = DSM 1296 window:
- a CDS encoding sensor histidine kinase produces the protein MRRIFDKWEKLSIKYKLFSITTSLLIALALIIYLILYFLLPSYYHEYKIESLQESLKSLVDSSIHFDTYTLEERLYYMAKDQNLAILLKDNQGKIVYGKNEVVILRYSKYMINSLEDEYRTSIPIYTKDAKDGPYTLELVMPLQPIDEANEVIRKLMPYIISIAILIAIIGAYIYSIVITKPLINIIESEREQEYRRKDFVATISHELKTPITIISGQIEGMIYSVGKYKDRDTYLKKSYECTQELKDLVNEMIEVSKSEILEKDLKLVSINISELLNRLVKRQVFLIEEKHMKTILKIEENLEIKADQERITKAINNIINNAIKYSPEESELIIRLYDKNKRISKKTSNQRVVLEIENTGVTIEKRYLEEIFNPFYRIEKSRSRKTGGSGLGLYIVSQIFKSHGFDYSIKNKENSVVFTVEFKN, from the coding sequence TTGAGAAGGATATTTGATAAGTGGGAAAAGTTAAGTATAAAGTATAAGTTATTTTCAATAACGACATCATTATTAATAGCATTAGCTTTAATAATATATCTAATTTTATATTTTTTATTGCCATCATATTATCATGAGTATAAAATTGAGTCTCTTCAAGAAAGTTTGAAATCTTTAGTAGATAGTTCAATTCATTTCGATACATATACTTTAGAAGAAAGACTTTATTATATGGCTAAAGACCAAAATTTGGCTATTTTATTAAAAGATAACCAAGGTAAAATTGTATATGGTAAGAATGAAGTAGTTATTTTAAGATATAGTAAGTACATGATTAATAGTCTTGAGGATGAGTATAGAACTTCTATACCTATATATACTAAAGATGCAAAAGATGGTCCATATACTTTAGAACTCGTTATGCCATTACAACCAATTGACGAAGCAAACGAAGTTATAAGAAAACTAATGCCATACATCATATCAATAGCAATATTGATAGCGATTATTGGAGCATATATATATTCAATTGTAATAACAAAGCCTCTTATAAACATAATAGAGAGTGAGAGAGAACAGGAATATAGAAGGAAGGATTTTGTTGCTACAATATCACATGAACTAAAAACTCCAATAACCATAATAAGTGGTCAAATTGAAGGTATGATTTATAGTGTAGGTAAGTATAAGGATAGGGATACTTATCTGAAAAAATCGTATGAGTGTACACAAGAATTAAAAGATTTAGTAAATGAAATGATAGAGGTTTCAAAATCAGAAATACTTGAAAAAGATTTGAAATTGGTATCAATAAATATAAGTGAATTATTAAATAGACTTGTAAAGAGACAAGTATTTTTAATAGAAGAAAAACATATGAAAACTATTTTAAAAATAGAAGAAAATTTGGAAATTAAGGCAGACCAAGAGAGAATAACTAAGGCAATCAATAATATAATAAATAATGCCATAAAATATTCTCCTGAAGAATCAGAGCTTATAATTAGACTCTATGATAAAAATAAACGAATAAGTAAAAAGACTTCTAATCAAAGAGTGGTTTTAGAAATTGAAAATACTGGTGTAACTATCGAGAAACGTTATTTAGAAGAAATATTTAATCCATTTTATAGAATAGAAAAATCTCGTTCAAGAAAAACTGGAGGAAGTGGACTTGGACTTTATATAGTCAGCCAAATTTTTAAAAGTCATGGGTTTGATTATAGCATAAAAAACAAAGAAAACTCTGTAGTATTCACAGTAGAATTTAAAAATTAA
- a CDS encoding response regulator transcription factor, translating into MNSSILVIEDDSNIQELISEFLSAEGYQVDTANDGLEGIQKFKQGSYDLVILDIMMPNLDGYGVCKMIRKSSSVPIIFLTALNDEGDQLKGFDLECDDYITKPFSFNLLIKRVEAILRRSNKTINDKFIVFEKLKLDLNTYIAEIDGEPIELTLKEFNILKALIEKYPQVITREGLLDSIWGYDYYGDTRIVDAHIKNIRKKISLPYIKTVKGIGYTLEKDI; encoded by the coding sequence ATGAATTCGTCAATACTTGTAATTGAAGATGATTCAAATATACAAGAGTTAATATCAGAATTTTTAAGTGCAGAAGGTTATCAAGTTGATACAGCAAATGATGGGTTGGAAGGTATACAAAAGTTTAAGCAAGGAAGTTATGATTTAGTCATATTAGATATAATGATGCCAAACTTAGATGGTTATGGAGTTTGTAAAATGATAAGAAAGTCATCGAGCGTTCCAATTATATTTTTAACTGCTTTAAATGATGAAGGAGACCAACTTAAAGGGTTTGACTTAGAATGTGATGATTATATAACAAAACCATTTTCATTTAATCTTCTTATAAAAAGAGTAGAAGCAATTTTAAGGCGAAGTAACAAGACTATAAATGACAAATTTATAGTTTTTGAAAAATTAAAATTAGATTTAAACACATATATTGCAGAGATAGATGGAGAACCTATAGAACTTACACTAAAAGAGTTTAATATATTAAAAGCTTTGATAGAAAAGTATCCACAAGTTATAACTAGGGAAGGTCTTTTGGATAGTATATGGGGTTATGACTATTATGGAGATACTAGGATTGTTGATGCACATATAAAAAATATAAGAAAAAAAATATCATTACCATATATTAAAACTGTAAAAGGAATAGGATATACACTTGAGAAGGATATTTGA